The Benincasa hispida cultivar B227 chromosome 9, ASM972705v1, whole genome shotgun sequence genome has a segment encoding these proteins:
- the LOC120084637 gene encoding FCS-Like Zinc finger 10-like gives MADSGSELCPVQSVVLEHKSKSSSFFSAPGLFVGLNFKVVSDSDSVKSPTSPLELRVFSNLSNSVGSPKSSHDGHRRSWDCSKVGLGIVDSLDDDNKLPGKALGSFESKNIIFGPQVRTKNQTPNLQIDTVFPLAGPRSLPKNCPNFFPLQFKSPGGGSSSEVFFEIGEPLESKPSKKSGPCSLDSPRFVSASYGVKGRSFFHSTNPFMKKVTTNGDSEPHDKILPADISTPASVTMPVSGIIESLSASEIELSEDYTRVISHGVNPKTTHIFGDCILECHSKGLNNLNKNEMNEIESPLSVRSSLDIPFSSQPIDFLSFCYFCNKKLESGKDIYIYRGEKAFCSSDCRYQEIMIEEELEKPVSEILEHSSTSGDGKEEFETHGTIFE, from the exons ATGGCTGATTCTGGTTCTGAGTTGTGTCCTGTTCAGTCTGTTGTTCTGGAGCACAAATCCAAAAGCAGCTCCTTTTTCAGTGCCCCTGGTCTCTTTGTTGGCTTAAATTTCAAAGTGGTTTCAGATTCCGATTCAGTCAAAAGTCCCACCTCTCCTTTAGAACTTAGGGTGTTTTCAAATCTTAGCAACTCTGTGGGGTCCCCTAAATCATCCCATGATGGACATAGAAGAAGCTGGGATTGTAGTAAAGTAGGATTAGGCATTGTTGATTCTCTTGATGATGATAATAAGCTACCTGGTAAAGCTCTTGGATCATTTGAGAGTAAGAACATCATTTTTGGACCTCAAGTTAGAACGAAGAATCAGACCCCAAATCTTCAAATTGACACAGTTTTCCCCCTGGCTGGTCCTAGATCTTTGCCTAAAAATTGTCCCAACTTTTTCCCATTGCAGTTCAAATCACCAGGCGGTGGTAGCAGCTCGGAGGTTTTCTTTGAAATTGGAGAACCATTAGAATCCAAACCTTCAAAGAAGAGTGGGCCATGTTCCTTGGACTCGCCTCGGTTTGTTTCAGCATCTTATGGTGTAAAAGGCCGTAGCTTCTTCCATTCTACGAATCCATTTATGAAGAAAGTGACAACGAATGGCGATTCTGAGCCTCATGATAAAATTTTGCCTGCTGATATTTCAACCCCAGCATCTGTAACAATGCCTGTTAGCGGGATCATTGAGTCTCTTTCCGCAAGCGAAATCGAGCTCTCCGAGGATTATACCCGTGTAATATCTCACGGTGTCAATCCAAAAACCACTCACATTTTTGGTGACTGCATTTTAGAATGTCACTCTAAGGGTTTGAACAACTTGAACAAGAATGAGATGAATGAGATAGAATCTCCTCTATCAGTTAGAAGCAGCTTGGACATTCCTTTTTCATCTCAACCAATTGATTTTCTGAGTTTTTGTTACTTTTGTAACAAGAAACTTGAAAGTGGGAAAGACATATACATTTACAG GGGTGAGAAAGCATTCTGCAGCTCCGACTGCCGCTATCAGGAGATCATGATTGAAGAAGAACTCGAAAAACCTGTTAGCGAAATTTTGGAACATTCTTCAACATCTGGAGATGGCAAAGAAGAGTTTGAAACTCATGGCACCATTTTTGAATAA